One Capsicum annuum cultivar UCD-10X-F1 chromosome 2, UCD10Xv1.1, whole genome shotgun sequence genomic window carries:
- the LOC107860420 gene encoding RCC1 and BTB domain-containing protein 1 isoform X2: MDIDEILGVSRCVNLANKSAIYVWGYNQSGQTGRRGKEGSLRIPKQLPPELFGCPAAGNSRWLDIACGREHTAAVASDGSLFTWGANEFGQLGDGTESARKHPKKVKQLQSEFVVSVSCGAHSTAAIAEPRENNGTMSARRLWVWGQNQGSNYPRLFSGAFAPSTVIRQVSCGAVHVVALSEEGLLQAWGYNEYGQLGRGVTSEGLQGPRVINGYAKFLDEAPELVKITQVSCGEYHTAAISEKGEVYTWGLGSMGQLGHCSLQSGDKELLPRRVVSLDGIFIKEVACGGVHSCAVTAKGALYAWGGGQAGQLGVGPLNGFFSCKLNESEIMLRNIPVLVVPDGVQLVACGHSHTLISANDGRIHGWGYNCYGQAANEKSTYAWYPSPVDWCVGEVRKLAAGGGHSAVLTDACSLKELCEFRLAETVNLSNASEVEDVASRTGSDALARLCERLR, translated from the exons ATGGATATTGATGAGATACTTGGGGTGTCACGTTGTGTAAATCTGGCAAACAAGAGTGCTATTTACGTTTGGGGTTACAATCAAAGTGGACAAACGGGTCGAAGAGGGAAAGAAGGGAGTTTGAGGATCCCTAAACAGCTTCCACCAGAGCTATTTGGATGTCCAGCTGCTGGCAATTCTCGTTGGTTGGATATTGCTTGTGGTCGTGAACACACTGCTGCTGTGGCTTCTGATGGATCTCTTTTTACATGGG GGGCTAACGAATTTGGTCAGCTGGGTGATGGAACTGAAAGTGCTAGGAAGCACCCCAAGAAAGTGAAGCAATTACAATCTGAATTTGTTGTTAGTGTTTCGTGTGGAGCACATTCTACTGCTGCCATTGCAGAACCACGTGAAAATAATGGTACCATGTCAGCTAGGAGACTTTGGGTCTGGGGACAGAACCAG GGATCCAACTACCCACGACTCTTTTCGGGTGCCTTTGCTCCTTCAACG GTTATTCGCCAAGTTTCTTGTGGTGCTGTTCATGTTGTTGCTCTATCAGAAGAAGGGTTACTGCAAGCTTGGG GCTATAATGAATATGGTCAGCTTGGCAGAGGTGTTACATCTGAAGGCCTTCAAGGCCCTCGTGTAATTAATGGATATGCTAAATTTCTTGATGAAGCCCCTGAACTTGTGAAGATTACCCAAGTGTCATGCGGGGAGTACCATACTGCAGCTATATCAGAGAAAGGCGAGGT CTATACTTGGGGATTGGGGAGCATGGGACAACTTGGCCATTGTTCCCTTCAGTCAGGTGACAAGGAACTTTTACCTAGGCGTGTAGTTTCCCTTGATGGCATATTTATAAAAGAAGTTGCCTGTGGTGGCGTTCACAGTTGTGCTGTGACTGCAAAAGGGGCTCTTTATGCTTGGGGTGGGGGTCAGGCTGGACAATTGGGAGTTGGGCCCTTAAATGGATTCTTTTCATGCAAGCTCAATGAATCTGAGATAATGCTCCGAAATATACCAGTGTTGGTTGTTCCAGATGGTGTGCAACTTGTTGCTTGTGGGCATTCACACACACTTATTTCTGCTAATGATGGACGAATACATGGATGGGGTTATAACTGCTATGGTCAAGCAGCTAATGAGAAGTCAACATATGCCTGGTATCCATCACCAGTTGATTG GTGTGTTGGAGAAGTTCGGAAATTGGCTGCTGGTGGTGGTCATTCCGCAGTGTTAACAGATGCATGCTCACTGAAGGAGTTATGTGAGTTTCGGCTTGCAGAAACAGTGAATCTATCCAATGCTTCAGAGGTTGAGGATGTCGCCTCAAGAACAGGATCTGATGCTTTGGCACGACTTTGTGAAAGATTGAGGTAA
- the LOC107860420 gene encoding RCC1 and BTB domain-containing protein 1 isoform X1 yields MDIDEILGVSRCVNLANKSAIYVWGYNQSGQTGRRGKEGSLRIPKQLPPELFGCPAAGNSRWLDIACGREHTAAVASDGSLFTWGANEFGQLGDGTESARKHPKKVKQLQSEFVVSVSCGAHSTAAIAEPRENNGTMSARRLWVWGQNQGSNYPRLFSGAFAPSTVIRQVSCGAVHVVALSEEGLLQAWGYNEYGQLGRGVTSEGLQGPRVINGYAKFLDEAPELVKITQVSCGEYHTAAISEKGEVYTWGLGSMGQLGHCSLQSGDKELLPRRVVSLDGIFIKEVACGGVHSCAVTAKGALYAWGGGQAGQLGVGPLNGFFSCKLNESEIMLRNIPVLVVPDGVQLVACGHSHTLISANDGRIHGWGYNCYGQAANEKSTYAWYPSPVDWCVGEVRKLAAGGGHSAVLTDACSLKELCEFRLAETVNLSNASEVEDVASRTGSDALARLCERLREHYYNDDEFGL; encoded by the exons ATGGATATTGATGAGATACTTGGGGTGTCACGTTGTGTAAATCTGGCAAACAAGAGTGCTATTTACGTTTGGGGTTACAATCAAAGTGGACAAACGGGTCGAAGAGGGAAAGAAGGGAGTTTGAGGATCCCTAAACAGCTTCCACCAGAGCTATTTGGATGTCCAGCTGCTGGCAATTCTCGTTGGTTGGATATTGCTTGTGGTCGTGAACACACTGCTGCTGTGGCTTCTGATGGATCTCTTTTTACATGGG GGGCTAACGAATTTGGTCAGCTGGGTGATGGAACTGAAAGTGCTAGGAAGCACCCCAAGAAAGTGAAGCAATTACAATCTGAATTTGTTGTTAGTGTTTCGTGTGGAGCACATTCTACTGCTGCCATTGCAGAACCACGTGAAAATAATGGTACCATGTCAGCTAGGAGACTTTGGGTCTGGGGACAGAACCAG GGATCCAACTACCCACGACTCTTTTCGGGTGCCTTTGCTCCTTCAACG GTTATTCGCCAAGTTTCTTGTGGTGCTGTTCATGTTGTTGCTCTATCAGAAGAAGGGTTACTGCAAGCTTGGG GCTATAATGAATATGGTCAGCTTGGCAGAGGTGTTACATCTGAAGGCCTTCAAGGCCCTCGTGTAATTAATGGATATGCTAAATTTCTTGATGAAGCCCCTGAACTTGTGAAGATTACCCAAGTGTCATGCGGGGAGTACCATACTGCAGCTATATCAGAGAAAGGCGAGGT CTATACTTGGGGATTGGGGAGCATGGGACAACTTGGCCATTGTTCCCTTCAGTCAGGTGACAAGGAACTTTTACCTAGGCGTGTAGTTTCCCTTGATGGCATATTTATAAAAGAAGTTGCCTGTGGTGGCGTTCACAGTTGTGCTGTGACTGCAAAAGGGGCTCTTTATGCTTGGGGTGGGGGTCAGGCTGGACAATTGGGAGTTGGGCCCTTAAATGGATTCTTTTCATGCAAGCTCAATGAATCTGAGATAATGCTCCGAAATATACCAGTGTTGGTTGTTCCAGATGGTGTGCAACTTGTTGCTTGTGGGCATTCACACACACTTATTTCTGCTAATGATGGACGAATACATGGATGGGGTTATAACTGCTATGGTCAAGCAGCTAATGAGAAGTCAACATATGCCTGGTATCCATCACCAGTTGATTG GTGTGTTGGAGAAGTTCGGAAATTGGCTGCTGGTGGTGGTCATTCCGCAGTGTTAACAGATGCATGCTCACTGAAGGAGTTATGTGAGTTTCGGCTTGCAGAAACAGTGAATCTATCCAATGCTTCAGAGGTTGAGGATGTCGCCTCAAGAACAGGATCTGATGCTTTGGCACGACTTTGTGAAAGATTGAG GGAGCATTACTACAATGATGATGAGTTTGGTCTGTGA
- the LOC107860420 gene encoding ultraviolet-B receptor UVR8 isoform X3 — protein MQEGGVDAALSLSCEGANEFGQLGDGTESARKHPKKVKQLQSEFVVSVSCGAHSTAAIAEPRENNGTMSARRLWVWGQNQGSNYPRLFSGAFAPSTVIRQVSCGAVHVVALSEEGLLQAWGYNEYGQLGRGVTSEGLQGPRVINGYAKFLDEAPELVKITQVSCGEYHTAAISEKGEVYTWGLGSMGQLGHCSLQSGDKELLPRRVVSLDGIFIKEVACGGVHSCAVTAKGALYAWGGGQAGQLGVGPLNGFFSCKLNESEIMLRNIPVLVVPDGVQLVACGHSHTLISANDGRIHGWGYNCYGQAANEKSTYAWYPSPVDWCVGEVRKLAAGGGHSAVLTDACSLKELCEFRLAETVNLSNASEVEDVASRTGSDALARLCERLREHYYNDDEFGL, from the exons ATGCAGGAGGGTGGTGTAGATGCAGCCTTATCCCTATCTTGCGAAG GGGCTAACGAATTTGGTCAGCTGGGTGATGGAACTGAAAGTGCTAGGAAGCACCCCAAGAAAGTGAAGCAATTACAATCTGAATTTGTTGTTAGTGTTTCGTGTGGAGCACATTCTACTGCTGCCATTGCAGAACCACGTGAAAATAATGGTACCATGTCAGCTAGGAGACTTTGGGTCTGGGGACAGAACCAG GGATCCAACTACCCACGACTCTTTTCGGGTGCCTTTGCTCCTTCAACG GTTATTCGCCAAGTTTCTTGTGGTGCTGTTCATGTTGTTGCTCTATCAGAAGAAGGGTTACTGCAAGCTTGGG GCTATAATGAATATGGTCAGCTTGGCAGAGGTGTTACATCTGAAGGCCTTCAAGGCCCTCGTGTAATTAATGGATATGCTAAATTTCTTGATGAAGCCCCTGAACTTGTGAAGATTACCCAAGTGTCATGCGGGGAGTACCATACTGCAGCTATATCAGAGAAAGGCGAGGT CTATACTTGGGGATTGGGGAGCATGGGACAACTTGGCCATTGTTCCCTTCAGTCAGGTGACAAGGAACTTTTACCTAGGCGTGTAGTTTCCCTTGATGGCATATTTATAAAAGAAGTTGCCTGTGGTGGCGTTCACAGTTGTGCTGTGACTGCAAAAGGGGCTCTTTATGCTTGGGGTGGGGGTCAGGCTGGACAATTGGGAGTTGGGCCCTTAAATGGATTCTTTTCATGCAAGCTCAATGAATCTGAGATAATGCTCCGAAATATACCAGTGTTGGTTGTTCCAGATGGTGTGCAACTTGTTGCTTGTGGGCATTCACACACACTTATTTCTGCTAATGATGGACGAATACATGGATGGGGTTATAACTGCTATGGTCAAGCAGCTAATGAGAAGTCAACATATGCCTGGTATCCATCACCAGTTGATTG GTGTGTTGGAGAAGTTCGGAAATTGGCTGCTGGTGGTGGTCATTCCGCAGTGTTAACAGATGCATGCTCACTGAAGGAGTTATGTGAGTTTCGGCTTGCAGAAACAGTGAATCTATCCAATGCTTCAGAGGTTGAGGATGTCGCCTCAAGAACAGGATCTGATGCTTTGGCACGACTTTGTGAAAGATTGAG GGAGCATTACTACAATGATGATGAGTTTGGTCTGTGA
- the LOC107860421 gene encoding truncated transcription factor CAULIFLOWER D isoform X3, with the protein MGRGRVELKRIENKIRRQVTFSKRRCGLLKKANEISVLCDADVALIVFSTKGKLFEYSTDSSMESILERYERYSYAERKMNPIDSDPKENWNLEYPKLMSRAELLQRNISVLAVYIHIKMCRHYMGQDLDPLSLRELQSLELQIDTSLKRIRSRKKKEKALHEQNNLINKKLKEKEKTQPNSGQNSATFHVPPSHSHHQLVPNLSIGGAFGGTREMNIDGSGQAEYPGSNNNSTLMPPWMLRHISNEG; encoded by the exons ATGGGAAGAGGTAGGGTAGAGTTGAAGCGGATCGAGAACAAGATAAGAAGGCAAGTGACATTCTCAAAGAGACGATGTGGATTGTTGAAGAAAGCTAATGAGATCTCCGTTCTATGTGATGCTGATGTTgctttgattgttttctctaCCAAAGGCAAGCTCTTTGAGTACTCCACTGACTCCAG tatggAAAGTATTCTGGAAAGATATGAAAGATACTCATATGCAGAGAGAAAGATGAATCCAATTGACTCTGATCCCAAG GAAAATTGGAATTTGGAGTATCCGAAGCTCATGTCAAGGGCTGAGCTTTTACAAAGAAATATAAG TGTTCTTGCAgtttatattcatataaaaatgtGTAGGCATTATATGGGTCAGGATCTGGACCCTCTAAGTTTGCGAGAGCTCCAGAGTTTAGAGCTACAGATTGATACTTCATTGAAGCGAATACGAAGCAGGAAG AAAAAG GAGAAAGCGCTGCACGAACAGAACAACTTGATAAATAAAAAG CTGAAAGAAAAGGAGAAGACACAACCCAACTCAGGCCAAAACTCAGCAACCTTTCATGTGCCTCCATCACATTCTCATCACCAACTTGTTCCTAACCTATCAATTGG GGGGGCTTTTGGAGGAACAAGGGAAATGAACATAGATGGATCAGGTCAGGCTGAGTATCCTGGTTCAAATAATAATTCCACCTTGATGCCGCCATGGATGCTCCGCCACATCAGCAACGAagggtga
- the LOC107860421 gene encoding truncated transcription factor CAULIFLOWER A isoform X2, protein MGRGRVELKRIENKIRRQVTFSKRRCGLLKKANEISVLCDADVALIVFSTKGKLFEYSTDSSMESILERYERYSYAERKMNPIDSDPKENWNLEYPKLMSRAELLQRNIRHYMGQDLDPLSLRELQSLELQIDTSLKRIRSRKNQLMHESISELQKKEKALHEQNNLINKKLKEKEKTQPNSGQNSATFHVPPSHSHHQLVPNLSIGGAFGGTREMNIDGSGQAEYPGSNNNSTLMPPWMLRHISNEG, encoded by the exons ATGGGAAGAGGTAGGGTAGAGTTGAAGCGGATCGAGAACAAGATAAGAAGGCAAGTGACATTCTCAAAGAGACGATGTGGATTGTTGAAGAAAGCTAATGAGATCTCCGTTCTATGTGATGCTGATGTTgctttgattgttttctctaCCAAAGGCAAGCTCTTTGAGTACTCCACTGACTCCAG tatggAAAGTATTCTGGAAAGATATGAAAGATACTCATATGCAGAGAGAAAGATGAATCCAATTGACTCTGATCCCAAG GAAAATTGGAATTTGGAGTATCCGAAGCTCATGTCAAGGGCTGAGCTTTTACAAAGAAATATAAG GCATTATATGGGTCAGGATCTGGACCCTCTAAGTTTGCGAGAGCTCCAGAGTTTAGAGCTACAGATTGATACTTCATTGAAGCGAATACGAAGCAGGAAG AACCAACTGATGCACGAGTCCATTTCTGAGCTGCAGAAAAAG GAGAAAGCGCTGCACGAACAGAACAACTTGATAAATAAAAAG CTGAAAGAAAAGGAGAAGACACAACCCAACTCAGGCCAAAACTCAGCAACCTTTCATGTGCCTCCATCACATTCTCATCACCAACTTGTTCCTAACCTATCAATTGG GGGGGCTTTTGGAGGAACAAGGGAAATGAACATAGATGGATCAGGTCAGGCTGAGTATCCTGGTTCAAATAATAATTCCACCTTGATGCCGCCATGGATGCTCCGCCACATCAGCAACGAagggtga
- the LOC107860421 gene encoding truncated transcription factor CAULIFLOWER A isoform X1 codes for MGRGRVELKRIENKIRRQVTFSKRRCGLLKKANEISVLCDADVALIVFSTKGKLFEYSTDSSMESILERYERYSYAERKMNPIDSDPKENWNLEYPKLMSRAELLQRNISVLAVYIHIKMCRHYMGQDLDPLSLRELQSLELQIDTSLKRIRSRKNQLMHESISELQKKEKALHEQNNLINKKLKEKEKTQPNSGQNSATFHVPPSHSHHQLVPNLSIGGAFGGTREMNIDGSGQAEYPGSNNNSTLMPPWMLRHISNEG; via the exons ATGGGAAGAGGTAGGGTAGAGTTGAAGCGGATCGAGAACAAGATAAGAAGGCAAGTGACATTCTCAAAGAGACGATGTGGATTGTTGAAGAAAGCTAATGAGATCTCCGTTCTATGTGATGCTGATGTTgctttgattgttttctctaCCAAAGGCAAGCTCTTTGAGTACTCCACTGACTCCAG tatggAAAGTATTCTGGAAAGATATGAAAGATACTCATATGCAGAGAGAAAGATGAATCCAATTGACTCTGATCCCAAG GAAAATTGGAATTTGGAGTATCCGAAGCTCATGTCAAGGGCTGAGCTTTTACAAAGAAATATAAG TGTTCTTGCAgtttatattcatataaaaatgtGTAGGCATTATATGGGTCAGGATCTGGACCCTCTAAGTTTGCGAGAGCTCCAGAGTTTAGAGCTACAGATTGATACTTCATTGAAGCGAATACGAAGCAGGAAG AACCAACTGATGCACGAGTCCATTTCTGAGCTGCAGAAAAAG GAGAAAGCGCTGCACGAACAGAACAACTTGATAAATAAAAAG CTGAAAGAAAAGGAGAAGACACAACCCAACTCAGGCCAAAACTCAGCAACCTTTCATGTGCCTCCATCACATTCTCATCACCAACTTGTTCCTAACCTATCAATTGG GGGGGCTTTTGGAGGAACAAGGGAAATGAACATAGATGGATCAGGTCAGGCTGAGTATCCTGGTTCAAATAATAATTCCACCTTGATGCCGCCATGGATGCTCCGCCACATCAGCAACGAagggtga
- the LOC107861425 gene encoding uncharacterized protein YwbO isoform X1 has protein sequence MATNSGKKFIRIDISSDTVCPWCFVGKKNLDKAIALTNDQYDFEIKWHPFLLNPSAPKEGVNKKDYYRNKFGPRSEQMMSKMSEVFKGLGLEYNMSGLTGSSLDSHRLLYFAGQQGLDKQNNLAEELFLGYFTQERYIGDREFLIEAATKVGVEGAANFLEDPNNGLKEVNEELQHYSSNISGVPHFVLNGKYQLSGGQPPESFIQAFRAASNVAA, from the exons ATGGCCACCAACAGTGGGAAGAAGTTTATCCGAATTGATATCAGTTCGGATACTGTGTGTCCCTGGTGCTTTGTGGGGAAAAAGAACCTTGATAAAGCTATAGCGTTAACCAATGATCAGTATGATTTTGAG ATTAAGTGGCATCCATTTCTTCTTAATCCGTCTGCGCCTAAAGAAGGGGTTAACAAGAAAGATTACTACAGAAATAAGTTTGGACCTCGCTCTGAACAAATGATGTCAAAGATGTCAGAG GTTTTTAAGGGACTTGGGCTGGAATATAACATGTCAGGACTTAC AGGAAGTAGTCTAGATAGCCACAGGCTACTATATTTTGCAGGACAGCAAGGGCTTGACAAGCAAAATAATCTCGCTGAGGAGCTTTTTCTCGGCTATTTCACACAGGAAAGGTATATAGGTGATAG GGAATTTCTTATAGAAGCTGCAACTAAGGTCGGCGTAGAAGGAGCAGCTAACTTCCTTGAAGATCCCAACAATGGACTAAAGGAG GTGAATGAAGAGCTTCAGCATTACTCATCAAATATATCAGGCGTTCCACATTTTGTG TTGAACGGCAAGTACCAGTTGAGCGGTGGCCAACCTCCAGAGAGCTTCATCCAAGCCTTTCGAGCTGCTTCAAATGTCGCAGCATAG
- the LOC107860421 gene encoding truncated transcription factor CAULIFLOWER D isoform X4, whose product MGRGRVELKRIENKIRRQVTFSKRRCGLLKKANEISVLCDADVALIVFSTKGKLFEYSTDSSMESILERYERYSYAERKMNPIDSDPKENWNLEYPKLMSRAELLQRNIRHYMGQDLDPLSLRELQSLELQIDTSLKRIRSRKKKEKALHEQNNLINKKLKEKEKTQPNSGQNSATFHVPPSHSHHQLVPNLSIGGAFGGTREMNIDGSGQAEYPGSNNNSTLMPPWMLRHISNEG is encoded by the exons ATGGGAAGAGGTAGGGTAGAGTTGAAGCGGATCGAGAACAAGATAAGAAGGCAAGTGACATTCTCAAAGAGACGATGTGGATTGTTGAAGAAAGCTAATGAGATCTCCGTTCTATGTGATGCTGATGTTgctttgattgttttctctaCCAAAGGCAAGCTCTTTGAGTACTCCACTGACTCCAG tatggAAAGTATTCTGGAAAGATATGAAAGATACTCATATGCAGAGAGAAAGATGAATCCAATTGACTCTGATCCCAAG GAAAATTGGAATTTGGAGTATCCGAAGCTCATGTCAAGGGCTGAGCTTTTACAAAGAAATATAAG GCATTATATGGGTCAGGATCTGGACCCTCTAAGTTTGCGAGAGCTCCAGAGTTTAGAGCTACAGATTGATACTTCATTGAAGCGAATACGAAGCAGGAAG AAAAAG GAGAAAGCGCTGCACGAACAGAACAACTTGATAAATAAAAAG CTGAAAGAAAAGGAGAAGACACAACCCAACTCAGGCCAAAACTCAGCAACCTTTCATGTGCCTCCATCACATTCTCATCACCAACTTGTTCCTAACCTATCAATTGG GGGGGCTTTTGGAGGAACAAGGGAAATGAACATAGATGGATCAGGTCAGGCTGAGTATCCTGGTTCAAATAATAATTCCACCTTGATGCCGCCATGGATGCTCCGCCACATCAGCAACGAagggtga
- the LOC107861425 gene encoding uncharacterized protein YwbO isoform X2, protein MATNSGKKFIRIDISSDTVCPWCFVGKKNLDKAIALTNDQYDFEIKWHPFLLNPSAPKEGVNKKDYYRNKFGPRSEQMMSKMSEVFKGLGLEYNMSGLTGSSLDSHRLLYFAGQQGLDKQNNLAEELFLGYFTQEREFLIEAATKVGVEGAANFLEDPNNGLKEVNEELQHYSSNISGVPHFVLNGKYQLSGGQPPESFIQAFRAASNVAA, encoded by the exons ATGGCCACCAACAGTGGGAAGAAGTTTATCCGAATTGATATCAGTTCGGATACTGTGTGTCCCTGGTGCTTTGTGGGGAAAAAGAACCTTGATAAAGCTATAGCGTTAACCAATGATCAGTATGATTTTGAG ATTAAGTGGCATCCATTTCTTCTTAATCCGTCTGCGCCTAAAGAAGGGGTTAACAAGAAAGATTACTACAGAAATAAGTTTGGACCTCGCTCTGAACAAATGATGTCAAAGATGTCAGAG GTTTTTAAGGGACTTGGGCTGGAATATAACATGTCAGGACTTAC AGGAAGTAGTCTAGATAGCCACAGGCTACTATATTTTGCAGGACAGCAAGGGCTTGACAAGCAAAATAATCTCGCTGAGGAGCTTTTTCTCGGCTATTTCACACAGGAAAG GGAATTTCTTATAGAAGCTGCAACTAAGGTCGGCGTAGAAGGAGCAGCTAACTTCCTTGAAGATCCCAACAATGGACTAAAGGAG GTGAATGAAGAGCTTCAGCATTACTCATCAAATATATCAGGCGTTCCACATTTTGTG TTGAACGGCAAGTACCAGTTGAGCGGTGGCCAACCTCCAGAGAGCTTCATCCAAGCCTTTCGAGCTGCTTCAAATGTCGCAGCATAG